From Pseudomonas poae, the proteins below share one genomic window:
- a CDS encoding FdhF/YdeP family oxidoreductase has product MSNHHQADQTPTPRYKPYKGPAGGWGALISVAQAWLTSDNALKNLRMMLKTNQNGGFDCPGCAWGDSPESGMVKFCENGAKAVNWEATKRRVDAAFFAKHSVTALLAQSDYWLEYQGRLTEPVRYDAETDHYTPVSWEAAFDLIGKHLNALPSPDMAEFYTSGRASNEAAYLYQLFVRAYGTNNFPDCSNMCHEASGVALAQSVGVGKGTVTFDDFEHADAIFVWGQNPGTNHPRMLEPLREAVKRGAQVVCINPLKERGLERFQHPQHPLEMLTNGDKPTNTAYFRPALGGDMAILRGMAKFLLLWERQAQAEGKEAVFDHDFLNEHTANVLDYLGKIDDTSWDEIVAQSGLTLVEIEQAARMYAKGKNVIMCWAMGITQHRHSVPTIQEIANLMLLRGNIGRPGAGLCPVRGHSNVQGDRTMGINERPPVAFLDSLERRFQFQVPRTHGHNVVEAIHAMLEGRSKVFIGLGGNFAQATPDSPRTFEALRNCDLTVQISTKLNRSHLTHGKDALILPCLGRTDIDIQAEGPQAVTVEDSFSMVHDSNGQLQPLSKLMKSEPAILAGIAAATLGSKPVDWNWLVADYSRIRDLIADTIPGFKDFNERLKHPGGFYLGNSAGARRWNTPSGRANFRPNILPKDLIHERTHATGRVPDLIMQSMRSHDQYNTTIYGLDDRYRGVKGQRDVLFVNEADIIRLGFKPGQKADIVSLWEDGRERRVKGFTLLAFDIPAGQAAAYYPEVNPLVPLESTGDGSHTPTSKFVAIRLEAASDNGLIMARSA; this is encoded by the coding sequence ATGAGCAATCACCACCAAGCCGACCAAACCCCGACCCCGCGCTACAAGCCCTATAAAGGCCCGGCTGGCGGCTGGGGCGCGCTGATCAGCGTGGCACAGGCGTGGCTGACCAGCGATAACGCGCTGAAAAACCTGCGCATGATGCTCAAGACCAACCAGAACGGCGGCTTCGACTGCCCGGGCTGTGCCTGGGGCGACTCGCCGGAAAGCGGCATGGTCAAGTTCTGCGAAAACGGCGCCAAGGCGGTCAACTGGGAAGCCACCAAGCGCCGTGTCGACGCGGCATTCTTCGCCAAGCACAGCGTCACTGCGCTGCTTGCGCAAAGCGACTATTGGCTGGAATACCAGGGCCGCCTGACCGAGCCGGTGCGCTATGACGCCGAAACCGACCACTACACGCCCGTCAGTTGGGAAGCGGCGTTCGACCTGATCGGCAAGCACCTCAATGCATTGCCCAGCCCGGACATGGCCGAGTTCTACACCTCGGGCCGCGCCAGCAACGAAGCGGCGTACCTGTACCAGCTGTTTGTGCGCGCCTACGGCACCAATAATTTCCCGGACTGCTCGAACATGTGCCACGAGGCCAGCGGCGTGGCCTTGGCGCAAAGTGTGGGCGTGGGCAAAGGCACGGTGACCTTTGATGACTTCGAACATGCCGATGCGATTTTCGTCTGGGGCCAGAACCCCGGCACCAATCACCCGCGCATGCTCGAACCGTTGCGCGAAGCGGTTAAACGCGGCGCTCAAGTGGTGTGTATCAACCCATTGAAAGAGCGCGGCCTGGAACGCTTCCAGCACCCGCAACACCCGCTGGAAATGCTCACTAACGGTGACAAGCCGACCAACACCGCCTACTTCCGCCCGGCGCTGGGTGGCGATATGGCGATCCTGCGCGGCATGGCCAAGTTCCTGCTGCTGTGGGAACGCCAGGCCCAGGCCGAAGGCAAGGAAGCAGTGTTCGACCACGACTTCCTCAACGAACACACGGCCAACGTGCTCGACTACCTGGGCAAGATCGACGACACCTCGTGGGATGAAATCGTCGCGCAGTCCGGCCTGACGCTGGTCGAGATCGAGCAAGCGGCGCGCATGTACGCCAAAGGTAAAAACGTGATCATGTGCTGGGCGATGGGCATCACCCAGCACCGCCACTCGGTGCCGACCATCCAGGAAATCGCCAACCTGATGCTGCTGCGCGGCAATATCGGCCGCCCCGGCGCCGGCCTGTGCCCGGTACGTGGCCACAGTAACGTGCAGGGCGACCGCACCATGGGCATCAACGAACGCCCACCGGTGGCGTTCCTCGATTCCCTTGAGCGCCGCTTCCAGTTCCAGGTGCCACGCACCCATGGCCACAACGTGGTGGAAGCGATTCACGCCATGCTTGAGGGCCGCTCCAAGGTGTTTATCGGCCTGGGCGGCAACTTCGCCCAAGCCACGCCGGACAGCCCGCGCACCTTTGAAGCGCTGCGCAATTGCGACCTGACCGTGCAGATCAGCACCAAGCTCAACCGCAGCCACCTGACCCACGGTAAAGACGCGCTGATCCTGCCGTGCCTGGGCCGTACCGACATCGACATCCAGGCCGAAGGCCCGCAGGCGGTGACGGTGGAAGACTCGTTCAGCATGGTCCACGACTCCAACGGCCAGTTACAGCCGCTGTCGAAGCTGATGAAATCGGAACCGGCCATCCTCGCCGGCATCGCCGCGGCGACCCTGGGCAGCAAGCCGGTGGACTGGAACTGGCTGGTGGCCGACTACAGCCGCATTCGCGACCTGATCGCCGACACCATCCCCGGCTTCAAGGACTTCAACGAGCGCCTCAAGCACCCAGGTGGTTTCTACCTGGGTAACTCGGCCGGCGCACGTCGTTGGAACACCCCCTCGGGCCGCGCCAACTTCCGCCCGAATATCCTGCCCAAAGATTTGATCCACGAACGCACCCATGCCACGGGCCGCGTGCCGGACCTGATCATGCAGTCGATGCGCTCCCACGATCAGTACAACACCACCATTTATGGCCTGGATGACCGCTATCGCGGGGTCAAAGGCCAACGTGACGTGTTGTTCGTCAACGAAGCCGACATCATCCGCCTGGGCTTCAAACCGGGGCAAAAGGCTGACATCGTCTCGCTGTGGGAGGACGGGCGCGAGCGCCGCGTGAAGGGCTTCACCTTGCTGGCGTTTGATATTCCGGCGGGGCAGGCAGCCGCCTATTACCCGGAAGTGAACCCGCTGGTGCCCCTGGAAAGCACCGGGGATGGCAGCCATACGCCAACGTCGAAGTTCGTGGCCATTCGTCTGGAAGCGGCGAGTGACAACGGGCTGATCATGGCGCGCTCGGCCTGA
- a CDS encoding glycine zipper domain-containing protein, with protein MKFSSILLLSLGLVSGAAMAGGTTEAGVGGALGGVLGSVVGQQIGGNTGSAIGAALGGAGGSAVGADKRSRGQAAIGGALGAAGGNVVGRSMGGSTGSLIGAAAGGGAGGALGNYMGNQSDDNDRRSHGRDNRRYDRDDHRGRGHAYGHRKNKHHYRHR; from the coding sequence ATGAAGTTTTCCTCGATTCTCTTGTTGTCCCTTGGCCTGGTCAGTGGCGCAGCCATGGCCGGTGGCACCACCGAAGCCGGTGTGGGCGGCGCATTGGGCGGGGTACTCGGTTCGGTTGTAGGCCAGCAGATCGGCGGTAACACCGGTTCGGCTATCGGCGCGGCCTTGGGCGGCGCAGGCGGCAGTGCGGTCGGTGCCGACAAACGCAGCCGTGGCCAGGCAGCTATCGGCGGCGCGCTGGGCGCAGCCGGCGGCAACGTGGTGGGCCGCAGCATGGGCGGCAGCACCGGCAGCCTGATCGGCGCAGCCGCCGGTGGTGGCGCAGGCGGCGCTCTGGGCAACTACATGGGCAACCAGAGCGATGACAACGATCGCCGCTCCCACGGGCGCGACAACCGTCGTTATGACCGTGATGATCATCGCGGCCGTGGCCATGCCTACGGGCATCGCAAGAACAAGCATCACTACCGTCATCGGTAA
- a CDS encoding thioesterase family protein, with product MPDSTPKRADYRHFQPIITRWHDNDVYGHVNNVTYYSFFDTAVNTYLIEQGGLDIHEGEVVGFVVSSACDYFASIAFPDRIDIGLRVGKLGNSSVQYELAVFKAGEEDACAAGRFVHVFVDRGTNQPVTIPAVLREALQRLVV from the coding sequence ATGCCTGATTCAACGCCCAAGCGTGCCGATTACCGCCACTTCCAGCCGATCATCACGCGCTGGCACGACAACGACGTGTATGGCCATGTGAACAACGTGACCTACTACAGCTTTTTCGATACTGCGGTGAATACCTACCTGATCGAACAGGGCGGGCTGGATATTCATGAAGGTGAAGTGGTGGGGTTTGTGGTGAGTTCGGCGTGCGATTACTTCGCCTCGATCGCATTTCCCGACCGTATAGACATCGGCCTGCGAGTGGGCAAGTTGGGCAACAGCTCGGTGCAGTATGAATTGGCGGTGTTCAAGGCAGGCGAAGAGGATGCCTGTGCGGCGGGGCGCTTTGTGCATGTGTTTGTGGATCGGGGGACGAACCAGCCGGTGACGATTCCGGCGGTGTTGCGCGAGGCGTTGCAGCGGTTGGTGGTGTGA